The Candidatus Mycolicibacterium alkanivorans genome contains a region encoding:
- a CDS encoding NDMA-dependent alcohol dehydrogenase produces the protein MKTRAAVLHGQNEQFKVQEVDLAPPGRHEVRVRLAATGLCHSDYHLVTGDLPMPYPVIGGHEGAGVVEEIGAEVTSVEPGDHVVLSFIPACGHCRSCATGHSNLCDLGANILAGPQLDGTYRFHVGAQGAGQMCLLGTFAEHTVVPDVSVVKIDQSVPLRTAALIGCGVPTGYGAAVNKAKVRPGESVVIWGAGGIGMNAIQGAATSGARVVVAVEPDEAKRKLAYEVFGATHVVDPSAVDPVDAVLEATWNRGADVSIATPGVLTEAILAQALQALGKGGRAVLVAVPPAGADHLPIAPFDVVMFERQILGTVYGSSNPFSDIPQLIDLYQSGKLKLDELVTNTYSLDQINEGYADMLAGRNIRGLVVLSDD, from the coding sequence GTGAAGACTCGGGCTGCAGTGCTCCATGGGCAAAACGAGCAGTTCAAGGTCCAAGAGGTGGATCTCGCCCCGCCGGGCCGGCACGAGGTGAGGGTGCGCCTGGCCGCGACCGGCCTCTGCCACAGCGACTACCACCTGGTCACGGGCGATCTTCCGATGCCATATCCGGTGATCGGCGGTCACGAAGGGGCCGGGGTCGTCGAGGAGATCGGCGCCGAGGTCACGTCGGTCGAACCGGGTGACCATGTGGTCTTGTCCTTCATCCCCGCGTGTGGGCACTGCCGCTCGTGTGCGACCGGACACTCGAACCTCTGCGATCTGGGTGCCAACATCCTGGCCGGTCCACAGCTCGACGGAACCTACCGATTCCACGTCGGAGCCCAAGGCGCTGGCCAGATGTGCTTGTTGGGAACGTTTGCCGAGCACACGGTGGTGCCCGATGTTTCCGTAGTGAAGATCGATCAGAGCGTTCCGCTGCGCACCGCAGCCCTGATCGGGTGCGGCGTGCCCACCGGCTACGGGGCGGCGGTCAACAAGGCGAAGGTGCGGCCCGGTGAATCCGTGGTCATCTGGGGCGCCGGCGGAATCGGCATGAACGCGATCCAGGGGGCCGCTACGTCCGGTGCCCGCGTCGTCGTGGCCGTCGAACCGGACGAGGCCAAGCGCAAACTCGCCTACGAAGTGTTCGGCGCAACTCACGTCGTCGATCCAAGCGCCGTCGATCCGGTAGACGCGGTCCTCGAGGCCACCTGGAACAGGGGTGCCGACGTGTCCATCGCGACTCCCGGCGTTCTCACCGAGGCGATCCTGGCACAGGCGCTTCAGGCGCTGGGGAAAGGCGGGCGCGCCGTCCTGGTCGCCGTGCCGCCCGCCGGCGCCGACCACCTGCCCATAGCTCCTTTCGATGTTGTGATGTTCGAACGCCAGATCCTCGGGACCGTGTACGGCAGCTCCAACCCGTTCTCCGACATTCCCCAACTGATCGACCTTTATCAATCCGGCAAATTGAAACTCGATGAACTGGTGACCAATACCTACTCGCTCGATCAGATCAACGAGGGATACGCGGACATGCTCGCGGGTCGCAATATCCGGGGGCTGGTCGTCCTGTCGGACGACTAA
- a CDS encoding cytochrome P450 — translation MTTQQRNTGIDDERPTVLDAEAADKFIEHLSMHDREIQRHRLAIYDRMRGACPVGRSVEHGGFYALSTYHDVYDAAHAPERFSSFPVTIPPFGNPVPMIPIEADPPGHANYRALVGQRFSPKRVEEMDAEIRSLVNELLDNIEGRREVDLAKEVAVQLPLSVILELFLGVPKQDRDKMYELAVRMLQPDPDDSDEQKHEKAGAAGMGLMTYFAELLMNLRENGHGEDLISDLDQAHVEGVKLTDEEILGFCLLLVPAGFDTTASAIGRMLQLFATNPQIRQAVKERIEDSQALDVAIEELIRYISPVPGLARTVTEPCEFAGQTLEQGDRLLLLWPSANRDPEEFDAPNEFVADRKPNRHVGFGSGIHRCLGAHVARKEIKVLLEEMFRRDIPEYRLHPEKPPVWHTGDTWGVKSLPVIFESWS, via the coding sequence ATGACGACGCAACAACGCAACACCGGTATCGATGACGAGCGACCCACCGTTCTCGACGCCGAAGCGGCCGACAAGTTCATCGAGCACCTGAGCATGCACGATAGGGAAATCCAACGCCACCGACTGGCGATCTACGACCGCATGCGCGGGGCATGCCCGGTCGGGCGTTCCGTCGAACACGGCGGGTTCTACGCCCTCTCCACCTACCATGACGTCTACGACGCGGCGCACGCACCGGAGCGGTTCTCGTCGTTTCCGGTAACGATACCGCCGTTCGGCAACCCGGTCCCCATGATTCCGATCGAGGCCGATCCCCCGGGCCACGCCAACTACCGCGCCCTGGTGGGTCAGCGATTCAGCCCCAAGCGGGTCGAGGAAATGGACGCCGAAATCCGCTCGCTCGTCAACGAACTGCTCGACAACATCGAGGGTAGGCGGGAGGTCGACCTCGCCAAAGAGGTCGCAGTCCAGCTTCCCCTAAGTGTGATCCTCGAGCTGTTCTTAGGAGTCCCAAAGCAGGACCGGGACAAAATGTACGAGCTTGCCGTGCGGATGCTGCAGCCGGATCCGGACGACTCGGATGAGCAGAAGCATGAGAAAGCCGGCGCGGCGGGCATGGGGCTGATGACCTATTTCGCGGAGCTGCTCATGAACCTCCGGGAGAACGGGCATGGTGAGGACCTCATCAGCGATTTGGATCAGGCGCACGTCGAGGGCGTAAAGCTGACCGATGAAGAAATCCTGGGCTTCTGCCTGCTGCTGGTGCCTGCGGGGTTCGACACCACGGCAAGCGCGATCGGCCGGATGTTGCAGCTGTTCGCAACGAATCCCCAGATTCGCCAGGCGGTCAAGGAGCGCATCGAGGACTCGCAAGCACTCGACGTCGCCATCGAAGAGCTGATCCGATACATCTCCCCCGTGCCGGGTCTGGCTCGAACCGTCACCGAGCCATGCGAGTTCGCCGGGCAGACTCTAGAGCAAGGCGACCGCCTGTTGCTGCTGTGGCCTTCGGCGAACCGGGACCCCGAGGAGTTCGACGCACCCAACGAATTCGTGGCGGACCGCAAACCCAACCGCCACGTCGGGTTCGGTTCGGGGATTCATCGCTGCCTGGGCGCCCATGTTGCCCGCAAGGAGATCAAAGTGCTGCTGGAGGAGATGTTCCGGCGCGACATACCTGAATACCGGTTGCATCCGGAGAAGCCACCGGTGTGGCACACCGGTGACACCTGGGGTGTGAAGTCTTTGCCGGTGATTTTCGAGTCCTGGTCGTGA
- a CDS encoding ferredoxin, producing the protein MTSKSAEVTVDLNRCMGHARCHSLAPAIYGLDDEGKSVVILDPVPPELVKEAEEGAQACPEHAITVRYRD; encoded by the coding sequence GTGACCAGCAAATCCGCAGAGGTCACCGTCGACCTCAACCGGTGCATGGGCCATGCCCGCTGCCACTCACTGGCACCGGCGATCTACGGCCTGGATGACGAAGGGAAGTCGGTGGTCATCCTCGATCCCGTTCCGCCAGAGTTGGTCAAAGAAGCGGAGGAAGGCGCACAGGCGTGCCCAGAGCACGCGATCACGGTTCGTTACCGGGATTGA
- a CDS encoding aldehyde dehydrogenase family protein has protein sequence MTAALKSDVRWRFEQYIGGTWRPSVSGKRREVIDPATATIVGDVADGGIADVEAAVAYARKAFDEGPWAGLDVRSRVRALQPAVDYLVENQDALLEAEIAECGSPIKTARGLHVGFALAHSQYFLDVAPSLRLEQPLGFHSPPFSISHVVREPEGVVAAITPFNFPLLLAVWKVIPALLMGNSVVLKPNPRTPLSAMLLAEALSRTDLPPGQFNVVTGDVEVGQHLVESALVDHVTFTGSTAVGRSVAAGAAQTLKNVTLELGGKSPSVILPDADFDLVVDGVLFGINFYAGQCCEAGSRVFVPRGREEELTDRLVRRAATIRLGDTRNPETDLGPVISAEKAAELERVVNDATVAGAALACGGRRAEIGDGYFFQPTVIHNVSNDMAVARQELFGPVLSVIGYDSVDDAVRLANDTIYGLAATVWSTNMVNAYETSRRLRAGTVWINDHHQLRPDAPFGGYRQSGIGRELGEDGFFDFTEAKHIYMSLTNDRQSRFWSLVLPEE, from the coding sequence ATGACGGCAGCGCTGAAATCCGATGTGCGATGGCGCTTCGAGCAATACATCGGCGGGACGTGGCGTCCCTCCGTCAGTGGCAAACGCAGGGAGGTCATCGACCCGGCCACCGCCACCATCGTCGGCGATGTGGCCGACGGAGGGATCGCCGACGTCGAGGCGGCGGTCGCCTACGCCCGCAAGGCCTTTGACGAGGGCCCCTGGGCCGGCCTGGACGTTCGGAGCAGAGTCCGAGCGCTGCAGCCGGCCGTCGACTACTTGGTGGAAAACCAGGACGCCCTCCTGGAAGCGGAAATCGCCGAATGCGGGTCTCCGATCAAGACGGCCAGAGGTCTGCACGTCGGATTCGCCTTGGCCCACAGCCAGTATTTCCTCGATGTGGCGCCGAGCCTGCGACTGGAGCAGCCATTGGGGTTCCATTCGCCTCCGTTCAGCATCAGTCATGTAGTACGGGAACCCGAGGGCGTCGTCGCGGCCATCACCCCGTTCAACTTCCCGCTCTTGTTGGCCGTGTGGAAAGTCATTCCCGCACTGCTGATGGGCAACAGTGTCGTGCTCAAGCCCAACCCACGCACGCCACTGTCGGCGATGCTGCTGGCTGAAGCGTTGTCGCGCACCGATCTTCCCCCCGGGCAGTTCAACGTCGTCACCGGGGACGTCGAAGTAGGTCAGCACCTCGTCGAAAGCGCACTCGTGGACCACGTCACGTTCACCGGAAGTACCGCGGTCGGTCGGAGCGTTGCCGCCGGGGCTGCGCAGACATTGAAGAACGTCACCCTCGAACTGGGCGGGAAGTCGCCGTCGGTCATTCTGCCGGACGCTGACTTCGATCTCGTGGTGGACGGCGTTCTTTTCGGCATCAACTTCTACGCCGGGCAATGCTGTGAAGCGGGCAGCCGCGTCTTCGTGCCGCGCGGGCGCGAAGAGGAACTCACCGACCGACTGGTGCGGCGGGCCGCCACGATCAGACTAGGAGACACGCGCAACCCGGAGACCGACCTGGGCCCGGTAATCTCGGCCGAGAAAGCTGCCGAGCTGGAGCGCGTCGTCAACGATGCCACGGTCGCCGGTGCCGCGCTGGCGTGCGGTGGTCGTCGTGCCGAAATCGGCGACGGCTACTTCTTCCAGCCGACAGTGATCCACAACGTCAGCAACGACATGGCGGTCGCTCGTCAGGAGCTTTTCGGACCCGTGCTGTCGGTCATCGGGTACGACTCCGTCGACGACGCGGTGCGCCTGGCCAACGACACGATATACGGTTTGGCGGCGACGGTGTGGTCCACCAACATGGTCAACGCCTACGAAACCAGCCGGCGGTTACGCGCTGGGACGGTGTGGATCAACGACCACCACCAATTGCGCCCCGACGCACCGTTCGGCGGGTATCGGCAAAGCGGCATCGGCCGCGAACTCGGCGAAGACGGGTTCTTCGATTTCACCGAAGCGAAACATATATACATGAGCCTGACAAATGATCGCCAGTCGCGCTTCTGGTCCCTGGTCCTGCCTGAGGAATAG
- the tsf gene encoding translation elongation factor Ts, translating into MANFTAADVKRLRELTGAGMLDCKNALADSDGDFDKAVEALRIKGAKDVGKRAERATAEGLVAAKNGALIELNSETDFVAKNAEFQTLADQVVDAALESKAADVDTLLAAKIGDKTVEEAIAELSAKIGEKLELRRVEYFDGNVEAYLHKRAADLPPAVGVLVEFTGEDKDAAHAAALQIAALKAKYLSRDDVPADLVETERRVAEETAKAEGKPEQALPKIVEGRLTGFFKDVVLLEQPSVSDSKKTVKALLDEAGVTITRFVRFEVGQQ; encoded by the coding sequence ATGGCTAACTTCACCGCTGCCGACGTCAAGCGGCTTCGGGAACTCACCGGCGCGGGCATGCTGGATTGCAAGAACGCCCTGGCCGACAGCGACGGCGATTTCGACAAGGCTGTCGAGGCGTTGCGCATCAAGGGTGCCAAGGACGTCGGCAAGCGCGCGGAGCGCGCCACCGCCGAGGGCCTGGTTGCCGCCAAGAACGGTGCGCTGATCGAGCTGAACTCCGAGACGGACTTCGTCGCCAAGAACGCCGAGTTCCAGACCCTGGCCGACCAGGTTGTCGACGCCGCCCTGGAGTCCAAGGCGGCCGACGTGGACACGCTGCTGGCCGCCAAGATCGGCGACAAGACCGTCGAAGAGGCCATCGCCGAGCTGTCGGCCAAGATCGGCGAGAAGCTCGAGCTTCGGCGCGTGGAGTACTTCGACGGCAACGTGGAGGCCTACCTGCACAAGCGTGCTGCCGACCTGCCGCCGGCCGTTGGCGTGCTCGTCGAGTTCACAGGTGAGGACAAGGACGCCGCGCATGCGGCCGCCCTGCAGATCGCGGCGCTGAAGGCCAAGTACCTCAGCCGCGACGACGTCCCCGCCGACTTGGTGGAGACCGAGCGCCGCGTGGCCGAGGAGACCGCCAAGGCCGAGGGCAAGCCCGAGCAGGCGCTGCCCAAGATCGTCGAGGGCCGCCTCACCGGCTTCTTCAAGGACGTCGTGCTGCTCGAGCAGCCGTCGGTGTCCGACAGCAAGAAGACCGTCAAGGCGCTGCTGGACGAGGCCGGCGTGACCATCACCCGGTTCGTCCGCTTCGAGGTCGGCCAGCAGTAA
- the rpsB gene encoding 30S ribosomal protein S2, with amino-acid sequence MAVVTMKQLLDSGAHFGHQTRRWNPKMKRFIFTDRNGIYIIDLQQTLTFIDQAYEFVKETVAHGGSVMFVGTKKQAQESIAEEATRVGMPYVNQRWLGGMLTNFSTVHKRLQRLKELESMEQTGGFEGRTKKEILMLTREKNKLERSLGGIRDMTKVPSAIWVVDTNKEHLAVSEAVKLGIPVIAILDTNCDPDQVNYPIPGNDDAIRSAALLTKVIASAVAEGLQARSGAGSADKPQAGAEPLAEWEQELLAGATASAPTEAGPVATESATDDIS; translated from the coding sequence ATGGCCGTAGTGACCATGAAGCAGCTGCTCGACAGCGGCGCCCACTTCGGGCACCAGACCCGTCGCTGGAATCCCAAGATGAAGCGGTTCATCTTCACCGACCGCAACGGCATCTACATCATCGACCTGCAGCAGACGCTGACCTTCATCGACCAGGCGTACGAGTTCGTCAAGGAAACCGTCGCCCACGGCGGCAGCGTCATGTTCGTCGGCACCAAGAAGCAGGCGCAGGAGTCCATCGCCGAAGAGGCGACCCGCGTCGGCATGCCGTATGTGAACCAGCGCTGGCTCGGTGGCATGCTCACCAACTTCTCCACCGTTCACAAGCGTCTGCAGCGACTCAAGGAACTCGAGTCGATGGAGCAGACCGGTGGCTTCGAGGGTCGCACCAAGAAGGAAATCCTGATGCTGACCCGCGAGAAGAACAAGCTCGAGCGTAGCCTCGGCGGTATCCGCGACATGACCAAGGTGCCCTCGGCCATCTGGGTCGTCGACACCAACAAGGAGCACCTGGCGGTCAGCGAGGCCGTCAAGCTCGGCATCCCGGTCATCGCGATCCTGGACACCAACTGCGACCCCGATCAGGTCAACTACCCGATCCCCGGCAACGACGACGCGATCCGCTCGGCTGCGCTGCTGACCAAGGTGATCGCCTCCGCGGTCGCCGAGGGCCTGCAGGCCCGCTCGGGCGCCGGCAGTGCCGACAAGCCCCAGGCCGGCGCCGAGCCGCTGGCCGAGTGGGAGCAGGAGCTCCTGGCCGGCGCGACTGCGTCCGCCCCCACCGAGGCCGGACCGGTCGCCACCGAGTCCGCCACTGACGACATCTCGTAA
- a CDS encoding LLM class F420-dependent oxidoreductase yields the protein MTTDAHRSRPLRFGLHSALPRGTEFGALAISAQEAGFDVLTIPDHLVASVSPFAGATAAAAVTTRLHTGTLVLNNDLRHPVETAREAATVAAISGGRFELGLGAGHMKSEYDAAGLRFDSGRTRVDRLIESVNVIRPLLAGEPVDVDGAHYCVRAEAGELIAAPGVAVPLLIGGNGTRVLQLAGRVADIAGLTGFSHNRDATKVNLTHFDAAGLKDRIAVVRDAAGDRFDAIELNALIQFVVHTDDREASAAELAAAFGGISPEFVLDSPFVLLGTHEQMAEALVERQQRFGVSYWTVFDEWVGRASAMPDIAKVIALLR from the coding sequence ATGACCACCGACGCCCACCGCTCACGCCCGCTTCGCTTCGGTCTGCACTCCGCGCTGCCCCGCGGCACGGAGTTCGGCGCATTGGCAATCTCGGCGCAAGAAGCCGGTTTTGACGTGCTGACAATCCCCGATCACCTCGTCGCATCCGTGTCGCCGTTTGCGGGTGCGACGGCCGCCGCGGCGGTCACTACGCGCCTGCACACGGGAACGCTGGTGTTGAACAACGACCTTCGCCATCCCGTCGAGACCGCACGCGAAGCCGCGACCGTCGCCGCGATCTCCGGTGGCCGGTTCGAATTGGGACTCGGCGCGGGTCACATGAAATCCGAGTACGACGCGGCGGGGCTCAGGTTCGACTCGGGCCGAACGCGGGTCGACCGGCTGATCGAATCCGTGAACGTGATTCGCCCGCTGCTCGCAGGCGAGCCCGTCGACGTCGACGGTGCGCACTACTGCGTGCGCGCCGAGGCAGGCGAACTCATCGCCGCACCGGGTGTTGCCGTGCCGCTACTCATCGGCGGAAACGGAACCCGCGTGCTGCAGTTGGCTGGCCGAGTCGCCGACATCGCCGGGCTGACCGGATTCAGCCACAACCGCGACGCGACCAAAGTCAACCTCACCCATTTCGACGCGGCCGGATTGAAGGATCGCATCGCGGTGGTGCGTGACGCTGCGGGCGACCGGTTCGACGCCATCGAACTGAATGCCCTCATCCAGTTCGTTGTGCATACCGACGACCGTGAAGCATCGGCCGCCGAACTGGCCGCGGCCTTCGGCGGGATTTCACCGGAGTTCGTGCTCGATTCGCCGTTCGTCTTACTCGGCACACACGAGCAGATGGCCGAGGCGCTCGTCGAGCGCCAGCAGCGGTTCGGCGTGAGTTACTGGACGGTGTTCGACGAGTGGGTAGGGCGAGCGTCGGCGATGCCGGACATCGCGAAAGTCATTGCGCTACTTCGCTAG
- a CDS encoding tyrosine recombinase XerC — MLAEYAQHLELERNRSEHTRRAYLTDLRSLFGFLDERAPGAGLRALSLPVLRSWLAAQAAAGTARTTLARRTSAVKTFTAWATRRGLLADDPAVRLQLPKARRTLPAVLRQDQALAAMAAADLGAEQGDPLALRDRLIVELLYATGIRVSELCGLDIDDVDTGRQLLRVLGKGNKQRTVPFGRPALAALTAWLSDGRPALVTADSGPALLLGPRGKRLDPRQARTVVHQTVRAVDGAPDIGPHGLRHSAATHLLEGGADLRIVQELLGHSTLATTQLYTHVTVARLRAVHDQAHPRA; from the coding sequence ATTCTCGCCGAGTATGCCCAGCACCTCGAATTGGAACGGAATCGCTCCGAGCACACCCGGCGGGCCTACCTCACCGATCTGCGCTCACTGTTCGGCTTTCTCGACGAACGCGCCCCCGGCGCCGGACTGCGCGCGCTGAGCCTGCCAGTGCTCCGCTCGTGGCTGGCCGCCCAGGCCGCAGCCGGAACGGCGCGCACCACGCTGGCCCGTCGCACCTCAGCGGTCAAGACCTTCACCGCCTGGGCCACCCGGCGCGGCCTGCTCGCCGACGATCCGGCCGTGCGACTGCAACTGCCGAAGGCGCGCCGCACCCTGCCCGCCGTCCTGCGCCAGGATCAGGCGCTGGCCGCCATGGCCGCCGCCGACCTCGGCGCCGAACAGGGCGATCCGCTGGCCCTGCGCGACCGCCTCATCGTCGAACTGCTCTACGCCACCGGCATCCGGGTCAGCGAGCTGTGCGGACTCGACATCGATGACGTCGACACCGGACGGCAGTTGCTGCGCGTACTCGGTAAGGGCAACAAACAGCGCACCGTGCCGTTCGGGCGGCCCGCCCTGGCGGCGCTGACCGCCTGGCTGTCCGATGGCCGCCCGGCGCTCGTCACCGCAGACTCCGGACCGGCGCTACTGCTCGGCCCCCGCGGCAAGCGCCTGGACCCTCGGCAGGCCCGCACCGTCGTGCACCAGACGGTCAGGGCCGTCGACGGGGCGCCCGACATCGGTCCGCATGGGCTGCGGCACAGTGCCGCGACTCATCTGCTGGAAGGCGGCGCCGACCTGCGCATCGTCCAGGAGCTGCTGGGCCACTCCACCCTGGCCACCACGCAGCTGTACACGCATGTCACGGTCGCGCGTCTGCGTGCGGTGCACGACCAGGCACATCCCCGGGCCTAG
- a CDS encoding DUF5078 domain-containing protein encodes MARRLRAALFGAATAAAATAVLLTATGYAAADATDDYPIPNRILHTSCTAEQIMAAARDVEPIYYERYMIDYNNKSPELQQAVRDRIHWFFGMDYAGRRQYSEDTATNAFYEQLSWQWPNWAKLFFNNKGVAAHTTDMCAQYPSDDQAIWNW; translated from the coding sequence ATGGCGAGACGGCTGCGGGCAGCGCTGTTCGGCGCTGCCACCGCGGCGGCAGCGACGGCGGTCCTGCTGACCGCGACGGGTTACGCCGCGGCTGATGCCACCGACGACTATCCGATCCCCAACCGGATTCTGCACACCTCGTGCACCGCCGAGCAGATCATGGCCGCCGCGCGCGATGTGGAGCCGATCTACTACGAGCGCTACATGATCGACTACAACAACAAGTCGCCTGAACTGCAGCAGGCGGTCCGGGACCGGATTCACTGGTTCTTCGGCATGGACTATGCGGGCCGCAGGCAGTATTCCGAGGACACGGCCACCAATGCGTTCTACGAGCAGCTGTCCTGGCAGTGGCCGAACTGGGCCAAGTTGTTCTTCAACAACAAGGGCGTGGCGGCCCACACCACGGATATGTGCGCGCAGTACCCGTCCGACGACCAGGCCATCTGGAACTGGTAA